The Salvelinus sp. IW2-2015 unplaced genomic scaffold, ASM291031v2 Un_scaffold2563, whole genome shotgun sequence genome has a window encoding:
- the LOC112074289 gene encoding frizzled-6-like: MRLENHAADLSLFLIKYLMTLVVGISAVFWVSSKKTCSEWAFFFNRTRKKDPISESRRVLQESCEFFLKHNSRVQHKKNHYNPGSHKLKVISKSMGTSTGASATGNHGTSAVXNHEXXRGQASFSEARGSSEASAREQLERGXSTRGSRLGERXREXQPSGQALSGGREGAERRSKKGSSSKVSSRSESFHRVPEGRMTPRSELSETRQVPSGQHLALSHSHSGSAKGSVPHLVRQLPEEKKEKDSSC, from the exons ATGAGGTTAGAGAATCATGCAGCNGACCTGTCCCTATTCCTGATTAAATACCTGATGACCCTGGTGGTTGGGATCTCAGCTGTGTTCTGGGTCAGCAGCAAGAAGACCTGCTCAGAATGGGCCTTCTTCTTCAACAGGACCAGGAAGAAAGA CCCCATTAGTGAGAGCCGCAGAGTTCTCCAGGAGTCCTGTGAGTTCTTCCTCAAACACAACAGCCGTGTCCAGCACAAGAAGAACCACTACAACCCCGGCTCCCACAAACTCAAGGTCATCTCCAAGTCCATGGGCACCAGCACCGGTGCCTCAGCCACAGGCAACCACGGCACCTCAGCAGTGGKCAACCATGAGGYCAYCCGGGGYCAGGCTTCTTTCTCTGAGGCCAGGGGCTCATCTGAGGCCTCTGCcagggagcagctggagagaggcaRCTCCACCCGTGGCTCCAGGCTGGGGGAGAGGGASAGGGAGARGCAGCCCAGTGGACAGGCCCTGTCTGGRgggagagagggggcagagagacgTAGTAAGAAGGGCAGCTCCAGCAAGGTTAGCAGCCGCTCAGAGAGCTTCCACAGAGTCCCAGAGGGAAG GATGACTCCCCGGAGTGAACTATCAGAGACGAGACAGGTGCCCAGTGGACAGCACCTGGCTTTAAGCCACTCCCACAGCGGCAGTGCGAAAGGCTCCGTCCCTCACCTGGTTCGCCAGTTACCagaggagaaaaaggagaaggATAGCAGCTGCTGA